In a genomic window of Azospirillum baldaniorum:
- a CDS encoding efflux RND transporter permease subunit, which produces MSKYFIDRPVFAWVIAIVIMLAGGLAILGLPVEQYPKIAPPTVSITASYPGASAKTLEDTVTQVIEQKMTGLDHFRYMSSNSDSSGNVTITLTFEPEANPDIAQVQVQNKLQLATPLLPQEVQQRGLQVSKAGNDFLMVAGFVSSDGRLSQGDIADYVASNLQDTISRVEGVGDITVFGPQHAMRIWLDPDALNSHQLTTIDVTNAIKAENTQVSAGQLGGAPAVPGQRINATIMAQSRMQTPEEFGAILLRVNPDGGQVRLRDVARIEVGQETYEITARYNGKPAAGLGVKLATGANALDTAAAVKARIAELSAFFPEGLEVIYPYDTTPFVELSIHEVIKTLIEAIILVFAVMYLFLQNFRATLIPTIAVPVVLLGTFGVLSLFGFSINTLTMFGMVLAIGLLVDDAIVVVENVERVMSEDGLPPREATRKSMGQITGALIGIALVLSAVFVPMAFFGGSAGAIYRQFSLTIVSAMALSVLVALVLTPALCATILKPVAKGHGHAKRGFFGLFNRGFDASSRVYLRGVRGAVSRLGRYGLAYALIVGGLAYLFLQMPSSFLPQEDRGTMFVLWSAPPNASIERTLETTKQVETYFLEQEKDSVEGLFTIAGFNFAGRGQNAGMAFVRLRDWSERESADRKPTAIAGRAMGALSKAKDAVVFAFMPPSVPGLGNATGFDLQLVDRGGVGHDRLMQARNQLLGLAAQNAKLVGVRPNGLEDTPQFKLTVDREKASALGLSLNDVNTTLTAAWGSSYVNDFIDRGRVKRVYLQADAPYRMQPSDVDRWYVRNGMGQMVPFSAFTTAQWTYGSPKLERYNGMSSLNIQGSAAPGISSGEAMQEMEAMMAKLPPGVGYEWTGLSYEERLSGSQAPALYALSMLIVFLCLAALYESWSVPVSVILVVPLGVIGAVLAATLRGLPSDVYFQVGLLTTIGLSAKNAILIVEFAKALYDEGMDLKDAAIEACRQRLRPIIMTSLAFVLGVLPLATSSGAGSESQNAIGVGVMGGMISATVLAILFVPVFFVAVYRLFGSKRAGAHPLQGAEPMHAGD; this is translated from the coding sequence ATGTCGAAATACTTCATCGACCGGCCCGTCTTCGCCTGGGTCATCGCCATCGTCATCATGCTGGCGGGCGGTCTGGCGATCCTGGGCCTGCCCGTCGAGCAATACCCGAAGATCGCCCCGCCGACGGTGTCCATCACCGCCAGCTACCCCGGCGCGTCCGCGAAGACGCTGGAGGACACGGTCACCCAGGTCATCGAGCAGAAGATGACCGGGCTCGACCACTTCCGCTACATGTCGTCGAACAGCGATTCGTCGGGCAACGTCACCATCACCCTGACCTTCGAGCCGGAGGCCAACCCGGACATCGCCCAGGTCCAGGTGCAGAACAAGCTCCAGCTCGCCACGCCGCTCCTGCCGCAGGAGGTGCAGCAGCGCGGCCTCCAGGTGTCGAAGGCCGGCAACGACTTCCTGATGGTCGCCGGCTTCGTGTCCAGCGACGGGCGGCTGAGCCAGGGCGACATCGCCGACTATGTGGCTTCCAACCTCCAGGACACGATCAGCCGCGTCGAGGGCGTGGGCGACATCACCGTGTTCGGCCCGCAGCACGCCATGCGGATCTGGCTGGACCCCGACGCGCTGAACAGCCACCAGCTGACCACCATCGACGTCACCAACGCCATCAAGGCGGAGAACACGCAGGTCTCGGCGGGCCAGCTCGGCGGCGCCCCCGCCGTTCCCGGCCAGCGCATCAACGCCACCATCATGGCACAGTCGCGCATGCAGACGCCGGAGGAGTTCGGCGCCATCCTGCTGCGCGTCAACCCCGACGGCGGCCAGGTGCGGCTGCGCGACGTCGCACGGATCGAGGTCGGGCAGGAAACCTACGAGATCACCGCCCGCTACAACGGCAAGCCGGCGGCGGGCCTTGGCGTCAAGCTGGCGACCGGCGCCAACGCGCTCGACACCGCGGCGGCCGTGAAAGCGCGCATCGCCGAGCTGTCGGCCTTCTTCCCGGAAGGGCTGGAGGTCATCTACCCCTACGACACGACGCCCTTCGTCGAACTGTCGATCCATGAGGTCATCAAGACGCTGATCGAGGCGATCATCCTCGTCTTCGCCGTGATGTACCTGTTCCTGCAGAACTTCCGGGCGACGCTGATCCCGACCATCGCGGTCCCTGTGGTGCTCCTCGGCACCTTTGGCGTGCTGTCGCTGTTCGGCTTCTCGATCAACACGCTGACCATGTTCGGCATGGTGCTGGCCATCGGCCTGCTGGTCGACGACGCCATCGTGGTGGTGGAGAACGTCGAGCGCGTGATGAGCGAGGACGGGCTGCCCCCGCGCGAGGCGACCCGCAAGTCGATGGGCCAGATCACCGGCGCGCTGATCGGCATCGCGCTGGTGCTGTCCGCCGTGTTCGTCCCGATGGCCTTCTTCGGGGGTTCCGCCGGCGCCATCTACCGCCAGTTCTCGCTGACCATCGTGTCGGCGATGGCGCTGTCGGTGCTGGTCGCCCTGGTGCTGACCCCGGCGCTCTGCGCCACCATCCTGAAGCCGGTGGCGAAGGGCCACGGCCACGCCAAGCGTGGCTTCTTCGGCCTGTTCAACCGCGGCTTCGACGCCAGCAGCCGCGTCTATCTGCGCGGCGTGCGCGGGGCGGTGTCGCGGCTCGGGCGCTACGGCCTCGCCTACGCGCTGATCGTCGGCGGCCTGGCCTACCTGTTCCTCCAGATGCCCTCCTCCTTCCTGCCGCAGGAGGACCGCGGGACGATGTTCGTGCTGTGGTCGGCCCCGCCGAACGCCAGCATCGAGCGCACGCTGGAGACCACCAAGCAGGTCGAGACCTACTTCCTGGAGCAGGAGAAGGACAGCGTCGAGGGCCTGTTCACCATCGCCGGCTTCAACTTCGCGGGCCGCGGCCAGAACGCCGGCATGGCCTTCGTCCGGCTGCGCGACTGGAGCGAGCGCGAGTCCGCCGACCGCAAGCCGACGGCCATCGCCGGCCGCGCCATGGGCGCCCTGTCGAAGGCCAAGGACGCGGTGGTCTTCGCCTTCATGCCGCCCTCGGTTCCGGGTCTCGGCAACGCCACCGGCTTCGACCTTCAGCTCGTCGACCGCGGCGGCGTCGGGCACGACCGGCTGATGCAGGCGCGCAACCAGCTTCTGGGCCTCGCGGCGCAGAACGCCAAGCTGGTCGGCGTCCGCCCGAACGGTCTGGAGGACACGCCGCAGTTCAAGCTGACGGTGGACCGTGAGAAGGCCAGCGCGCTCGGCCTGTCGCTGAACGATGTCAACACGACCCTGACGGCGGCCTGGGGCTCCTCCTACGTCAACGACTTCATCGACCGGGGGCGCGTGAAGCGCGTCTATCTCCAGGCGGACGCCCCCTACCGCATGCAGCCGAGCGACGTCGACCGCTGGTACGTGCGCAACGGCATGGGGCAGATGGTGCCGTTCTCCGCCTTCACCACGGCGCAATGGACCTACGGTTCGCCGAAGCTGGAGCGGTACAACGGCATGTCGTCGCTCAACATCCAGGGCTCCGCGGCGCCGGGCATCAGCTCCGGCGAGGCGATGCAGGAGATGGAGGCGATGATGGCCAAGCTGCCGCCGGGCGTCGGCTATGAATGGACCGGCCTGTCCTACGAGGAGCGGCTGAGCGGGTCGCAGGCGCCGGCGCTCTACGCCCTGTCCATGCTGATCGTCTTCCTCTGCCTGGCCGCGCTCTACGAGAGCTGGTCGGTGCCGGTGTCGGTCATCCTGGTGGTGCCGCTGGGCGTCATCGGCGCCGTGCTCGCTGCCACGCTGCGCGGTCTGCCCAGCGACGTCTACTTCCAGGTTGGCCTGCTGACGACCATCGGCCTGTCGGCGAAGAACGCCATCCTGATCGTGGAGTTCGCCAAGGCACTGTACGACGAGGGCATGGATCTGAAGGACGCCGCCATCGAGGCGTGCCGCCAGCGCCTGCGCCCGATCATCATGACCTCGCTGGCCTTCGTGCTGGGCGTGCTGCCGCTGGCGACCAGCAGCGGCGCCGGTTCGGAAAGCCAGAACGCCATCGGCGTGGGCGTGATGGGCGGCATGATCTCCGCCACGGTGCTGGCGATCCTGTTCGTCCCGGTCTTCTTCGTCGCGGTCTACCGTCTGTTCGGCAGCAAGCGCGCCGGCGCCCACCCCCTGCAGGGTGCCGAGCCGATGCACGCCGGAGACTGA
- a CDS encoding MurR/RpiR family transcriptional regulator, with product MLARIMAVRDGLRPSERKLADCVLAQPGEVITLSMADMAERAGVSEPTIARFCGALGCSGFREFKIKLAQDIAAGMPFIDQEVSPDDRAAGIAGKVFDRTLATLMQVRNNLSAEAVDRAADLLAGARRIEFYGSGNSGTVAQDIQRRFFRLGIPTVAYSDAHVYFVSALSLSPGDAVVAVSSSGGTRDMLEAVQNALSSGASVVAITRSGSPLAQLATVSLLADVAEDFDIHSPMTSRISHLVLGDILSIAVALRKGDALRERLERHKQALSRHPREQ from the coding sequence ATGCTGGCGAGGATCATGGCGGTGCGCGACGGGCTCCGTCCTTCGGAACGGAAGCTGGCGGACTGCGTGCTGGCCCAGCCGGGCGAGGTCATCACCCTGTCGATGGCCGACATGGCGGAACGCGCCGGAGTCAGCGAGCCGACCATCGCCCGCTTCTGCGGGGCGCTGGGCTGCAGCGGCTTCCGCGAGTTCAAGATCAAGCTGGCCCAGGACATCGCGGCGGGCATGCCCTTCATCGACCAGGAGGTCAGCCCGGACGACCGCGCGGCGGGCATCGCGGGGAAGGTGTTCGACCGCACCCTGGCGACGCTCATGCAGGTGCGCAACAACCTGTCGGCGGAGGCGGTGGACCGCGCCGCCGACCTGCTGGCCGGGGCGCGGCGGATCGAGTTCTACGGCTCCGGCAACTCCGGCACGGTGGCGCAGGACATCCAGCGCCGCTTCTTCCGGCTGGGCATCCCCACCGTCGCCTACAGCGACGCCCACGTCTATTTCGTGTCGGCCCTGTCGCTCTCCCCCGGCGACGCGGTGGTCGCCGTGTCCAGTTCGGGCGGCACCCGCGACATGCTGGAGGCCGTGCAGAACGCGCTTTCGTCCGGAGCCTCGGTCGTCGCCATCACCCGCTCCGGCTCGCCGCTGGCGCAGCTCGCCACGGTCAGCCTGCTGGCCGACGTCGCGGAAGACTTCGACATCCACTCGCCCATGACGTCGCGCATCAGCCATCTGGTCCTCGGCGACATACTGTCGATTGCCGTGGCGCTGCGCAAAGGCGACGCCCTGCGGGAGCGGCTGGAACGCCACAAGCAGGCGCTCAGCCGCCATCCCCGTGAACAATAA
- the pflB gene encoding formate C-acetyltransferase yields the protein MDTLLRDGLVETPEQQAERPWRRFVPGVWQQEVNVRDFIVRNVHPYAGDSRFLTGPTGRTKALWDKVTALLKEERAAKGGVLDADTEVFGSITAHAPGYIDRELEIVVGLQTDKPLKRAIMPFGGWRMVKNGLEAYGFKPSPKLEEVFPGLRKSHNDGVFDVYTEEMLRCRKSGVITGLPDAYGRGRIIGDYRRLALYGATFLIEDKKAQYKSLEVDRIDEHTLRLREEITEQIKALKELAAMAKSYGFDVSRPAASAREAVQWTYLAYLAAVKEANGAAMSLGRVSSFLDVYVERDLRDGLLTEEEAQELIDQFVTKLRIVRFLRTPEYDQLFSGDPTWVTECIGGMALDGRTLVTKNSFRMLQTLNNLGPAPEPNLTVLWSESLPEGFKKFCAETSIKTCSVQYENDDLMRPFWGDDYGIACCVSAMRIGKQMQFFGARANLAKTLLYAINGGRDEVSGEQVGPAFAPITGEVLDHDTVVARLLPMMEWLARAYMNTLNAIHFMHDKYMYERLEMALHDRDVLRTMACGIAGLSVVADSLSAIKHATVKVVRDERGLATDFVIEGDYPAFGNNDDRVDGIAVWLVETFMGLLRKQKAYRDAVPTQSVLTITSNVVYGKKTGNTPDGRKAGQPFAPGANPMHGRDRKGAIASMASVAKLPYAHAQDGISYTFTIVPGALGPTEGERVANLVGMLDGYFGQGGHHINVNVFDRETLLHAMDHPELYPQLTIRVSGYAVNFIKLTREQQMDVISRTFHGAH from the coding sequence ATGGACACCCTGCTGAGAGACGGACTCGTCGAGACCCCGGAACAGCAAGCCGAGCGCCCCTGGCGCCGCTTCGTTCCGGGCGTCTGGCAGCAAGAGGTCAACGTCCGCGACTTCATCGTCCGCAACGTCCACCCCTACGCCGGGGATTCGCGCTTCCTGACCGGCCCGACCGGACGGACCAAGGCCCTGTGGGACAAGGTCACCGCCCTGCTGAAGGAGGAGCGCGCGGCCAAGGGCGGCGTGCTCGACGCCGACACGGAGGTCTTCGGCTCGATCACCGCCCACGCGCCGGGCTACATCGACCGGGAGCTTGAGATCGTCGTCGGCCTTCAGACGGACAAGCCGCTGAAGCGCGCCATCATGCCCTTCGGCGGCTGGCGGATGGTCAAGAACGGGCTGGAGGCCTACGGCTTCAAACCCTCGCCCAAGCTGGAGGAGGTGTTCCCCGGCCTGCGCAAGTCGCACAACGACGGCGTCTTCGACGTCTACACCGAGGAGATGCTGCGCTGCCGCAAGTCGGGCGTCATCACCGGCCTGCCGGACGCCTACGGCCGCGGGCGCATCATCGGCGATTACCGCCGGCTGGCGCTCTACGGCGCGACCTTCCTGATCGAGGACAAGAAGGCCCAGTACAAGAGCCTTGAGGTCGACCGCATCGACGAGCACACGCTGCGCCTGCGCGAGGAGATCACCGAGCAGATCAAGGCGCTGAAGGAACTCGCCGCCATGGCCAAGTCCTACGGCTTCGACGTGTCGCGCCCGGCGGCCAGCGCCCGCGAGGCGGTGCAGTGGACCTACCTCGCCTATCTGGCCGCGGTGAAGGAGGCCAACGGCGCCGCCATGTCGCTCGGGCGCGTGTCGAGCTTCCTCGACGTCTATGTCGAGCGCGACCTGCGCGACGGCCTGCTGACCGAGGAGGAGGCGCAGGAGCTGATCGACCAGTTCGTGACCAAGCTGCGCATCGTCCGCTTCCTGCGCACGCCGGAATACGACCAGCTCTTCTCGGGCGATCCGACCTGGGTGACGGAGTGCATCGGCGGCATGGCGCTCGACGGGCGCACGCTGGTGACGAAGAACAGCTTCCGCATGCTCCAGACCCTGAACAACCTCGGCCCCGCTCCGGAGCCGAACCTGACCGTTCTGTGGTCGGAGAGCCTGCCGGAGGGCTTCAAGAAGTTCTGCGCCGAAACGTCGATCAAGACCTGCTCGGTGCAGTACGAGAACGACGACCTGATGCGGCCCTTCTGGGGCGACGACTACGGCATCGCCTGCTGCGTCTCGGCCATGCGCATCGGCAAGCAGATGCAGTTCTTCGGCGCCCGCGCTAACCTCGCCAAGACGCTGCTCTACGCCATCAACGGCGGCCGCGACGAGGTGTCGGGCGAGCAGGTCGGCCCGGCCTTCGCGCCGATCACCGGCGAGGTGCTCGACCACGACACGGTGGTCGCCCGCCTGCTGCCGATGATGGAGTGGCTGGCCCGCGCCTACATGAACACGCTCAACGCCATCCACTTCATGCATGACAAGTACATGTACGAGCGGCTGGAGATGGCGCTGCACGACCGCGACGTGCTGCGCACCATGGCCTGCGGCATCGCCGGCCTCAGCGTCGTCGCGGACAGCCTGTCGGCGATCAAGCACGCCACGGTGAAGGTGGTCCGCGACGAGCGTGGCCTCGCCACCGACTTCGTGATCGAGGGCGACTATCCGGCCTTCGGCAACAACGACGACCGGGTCGACGGCATCGCGGTGTGGCTGGTCGAGACCTTCATGGGCCTGCTGCGCAAGCAGAAGGCCTACCGCGACGCGGTGCCCACCCAGTCGGTGCTGACGATCACCTCGAACGTGGTCTACGGCAAGAAGACCGGCAACACGCCGGACGGGCGCAAGGCCGGCCAGCCCTTCGCGCCGGGCGCCAACCCGATGCACGGGCGCGACCGCAAGGGGGCCATCGCCTCGATGGCGTCGGTGGCCAAGCTGCCCTACGCCCACGCCCAGGACGGCATCAGCTACACCTTCACCATCGTGCCCGGCGCTCTGGGCCCGACCGAGGGGGAGCGGGTGGCCAATCTGGTGGGCATGCTCGACGGCTATTTCGGCCAGGGCGGCCACCACATCAACGTGAACGTCTTCGACCGCGAGACGCTGCTGCACGCCATGGACCATCCGGAGCTGTACCCGCAGCTGACCATCCGGGTGTCGGGCTACGCGGTGAACTTCATCAAGCTGACCCGCGAGCAGCAGATGGACGTCATCAGCCGCACCTTCCATGGCGCGCATTGA
- the eno gene encoding phosphopyruvate hydratase, with protein MSAITEIHAREILDSRGNPTVEVDVLLESGAFGRAAVPSGASTGAHEAVELRDGDKGRYGGKGVLKAVESVNGEIFDAIAGLDGSNQRALDLAMIELDGTPNKGRLGANAILGVSLAVAKASAEEAALPLFRYVGGAFANLLPVPMMNIINGGAHADNPIDIQEFMVMPVGAESAAEAIRMGSEIFQALKKKLKDAGHNTNVGDEGGFAPNLASTEDALGFVMKAIEAAGYKPGDDVMLAIDAASTEFFKNGKYELAGEGKSLAPEQMVSYWADLVGRYPIISIEDGMAEDDWEGWKALTDAIGSKVQLVGDDLFVTNPARLADGIRKGVGNSILVKVNQIGTLSETLEAVDMAHKAGYTAVLSHRSGETEDSTIADLAVATNCGEIKTGSLSRSDRLAKYNQLVRIEEMLGAASRFAGRGILRA; from the coding sequence ATGAGCGCCATTACCGAAATCCACGCCCGCGAGATCCTCGACAGCCGTGGGAACCCGACCGTCGAGGTGGACGTCCTGCTCGAATCCGGCGCGTTTGGCCGCGCCGCCGTCCCGTCGGGCGCCTCGACCGGCGCGCACGAGGCGGTGGAGCTGCGCGACGGCGACAAGGGCCGCTACGGCGGCAAGGGCGTGCTGAAGGCCGTGGAGTCGGTCAACGGCGAGATCTTCGACGCCATCGCCGGCCTCGACGGCTCCAACCAGCGCGCCCTCGACCTCGCCATGATCGAGCTGGACGGCACCCCCAACAAGGGCCGCCTCGGCGCCAACGCCATCCTCGGCGTCTCGCTCGCCGTCGCCAAGGCGTCCGCGGAAGAAGCCGCGCTGCCGCTGTTCCGCTACGTCGGCGGCGCGTTTGCCAATCTGCTGCCGGTGCCGATGATGAACATCATCAACGGCGGCGCCCACGCCGACAACCCGATCGACATCCAGGAGTTCATGGTCATGCCGGTCGGCGCCGAGAGCGCCGCCGAGGCCATCCGCATGGGCTCGGAGATCTTCCAGGCGCTCAAGAAGAAGCTCAAGGACGCCGGCCACAACACCAACGTCGGCGACGAGGGCGGCTTCGCCCCCAACCTCGCCTCGACCGAGGACGCGCTGGGCTTCGTGATGAAGGCCATCGAGGCCGCCGGCTACAAGCCGGGCGACGACGTCATGCTGGCCATCGACGCCGCCTCGACCGAGTTCTTCAAGAACGGCAAGTACGAGCTGGCCGGCGAGGGCAAGTCGCTGGCGCCGGAGCAGATGGTCTCCTACTGGGCCGATCTGGTCGGCCGCTACCCGATCATCTCGATCGAGGACGGCATGGCCGAGGACGACTGGGAAGGCTGGAAGGCGCTGACCGACGCCATCGGCAGCAAGGTGCAGCTGGTCGGCGACGACCTGTTCGTGACCAACCCGGCGCGTCTGGCCGACGGCATCCGGAAGGGCGTGGGCAACTCGATCCTGGTCAAGGTCAACCAGATCGGCACGCTGTCGGAGACGCTGGAAGCCGTGGACATGGCGCACAAGGCCGGCTACACGGCGGTGCTGTCGCACCGTTCGGGCGAGACCGAGGACAGCACCATCGCCGATCTGGCGGTCGCCACCAACTGCGGCGAGATCAAGACCGGCTCGCTGTCGCGCTCCGATCGTCTGGCCAAGTACAACCAGCTGGTCCGCATCGAAGAGATGCTCGGCGCAGCATCCCGCTTCGCCGGGCGCGGCATCCTCAGGGCGTAA
- a CDS encoding bifunctional enoyl-CoA hydratase/phosphate acetyltransferase, whose amino-acid sequence MTANGETSGDLPAAPVDAAPIENVTFDEIVVGQSASIARQLTVMDVELFATVSGNIDPVHLDAKFAADSRFQKVIGHGMWSGALISGVLGTRLPGAGTVYAGQDLRFRRPVGLGDVITATVTVREKRTDTNIVVFDCLCTNQDGEVVVTGTAEVVAPTRKVRRAAHALPQIQMIRHDKHDALLRKCDGLEPVATAVAHPCDESSLKGAVEAAEAGLIDPILIGPAAKIRALAAAHGLDIARYRLVDVEHSHAAAAAAVALARTGEAEAVMKGSLHTDELMAEVVRKETGLRTSRRISHVFVMNVPTYPRALLITDAAINIYPTLEDKVHIVQNAIDLAKVLGVETPRVAILSAVETLNPKIATTLEAAALCKMADRGQITGGILDGPLAFDNAISAEAARIKGIKSPVSGQADILLVPDLEAGNMLAKQLSFLANADAAGIVLGARVPVILTSRADNVRTRLASCAVAALVAAARRPALALNAVAAPLAAPLAAE is encoded by the coding sequence ATGACTGCCAATGGTGAAACCAGCGGCGACCTCCCCGCGGCCCCTGTTGACGCGGCCCCGATCGAGAACGTCACCTTCGACGAGATCGTGGTCGGGCAGTCCGCCAGCATCGCGCGGCAACTGACCGTGATGGACGTCGAGCTGTTCGCCACCGTCTCCGGCAACATCGATCCGGTTCATCTGGACGCGAAATTCGCCGCCGACAGCCGCTTTCAAAAGGTGATCGGGCATGGCATGTGGTCCGGCGCGCTGATTTCCGGCGTTCTGGGGACCCGGCTGCCCGGTGCCGGCACTGTCTACGCCGGCCAGGACCTGCGCTTCCGTCGCCCGGTCGGGCTGGGCGACGTCATCACCGCCACCGTCACCGTGCGCGAGAAGCGGACCGACACGAACATCGTCGTCTTCGACTGCCTGTGCACCAACCAGGACGGCGAGGTCGTGGTGACCGGCACCGCGGAGGTGGTGGCGCCGACCCGCAAGGTCCGCCGCGCCGCCCACGCGCTGCCGCAGATCCAGATGATCCGCCATGACAAGCACGACGCGCTGCTGCGCAAGTGCGACGGGCTGGAGCCGGTTGCCACGGCGGTCGCCCATCCCTGCGACGAAAGTTCGCTGAAGGGCGCGGTGGAGGCGGCGGAAGCCGGCCTGATCGACCCCATCCTGATCGGCCCGGCGGCGAAGATCCGCGCGCTGGCCGCCGCCCACGGGCTGGACATCGCCCGCTACCGTCTGGTCGACGTCGAGCACAGCCACGCCGCCGCCGCAGCGGCCGTCGCGCTGGCCCGCACCGGCGAGGCCGAGGCGGTGATGAAGGGCAGCCTGCACACCGACGAGCTGATGGCCGAGGTCGTCCGCAAGGAGACCGGCCTGCGCACCAGCCGCCGCATCAGCCACGTCTTCGTGATGAACGTGCCGACCTACCCGCGGGCGCTTCTGATCACCGACGCGGCGATCAACATCTACCCGACGCTGGAGGACAAGGTCCACATCGTCCAGAACGCCATCGATCTCGCCAAGGTGCTGGGCGTCGAGACGCCGCGCGTCGCCATCCTGTCGGCGGTGGAAACGCTCAACCCGAAGATCGCCACCACGCTGGAAGCCGCCGCGCTGTGCAAAATGGCCGACCGCGGTCAGATCACCGGCGGCATCCTCGACGGCCCGCTGGCCTTCGACAACGCCATCAGCGCCGAGGCCGCGCGCATCAAGGGAATCAAATCCCCCGTCTCCGGACAGGCCGACATCCTGCTCGTCCCCGACTTGGAAGCCGGCAACATGCTGGCCAAGCAGCTCTCCTTCCTCGCCAACGCCGACGCGGCGGGCATCGTTCTCGGCGCGCGGGTCCCGGTCATCCTGACCAGCCGCGCCGACAACGTCCGCACCCGCCTCGCCTCCTGCGCCGTGGCGGCGCTGGTGGCCGCCGCGCGCCGTCCCGCCCTCGCGCTCAACGCCGTTGCCGCTCCCCTGGCTGCCCCCCTGGCTGCGGAGTGA
- a CDS encoding acetate/propionate family kinase — MSHRDACLVINAGSSSLKFSIFCGAGRHDLEAVLTGQISGIGTAPRFEAKDAARRVLADGILDEVGPGDRAGLLGFLLTWMRHELRDVRLVAAGHRVVHGGTRFDAPVRLTPAVLAELEALVPLAPLHQPHNIAAMTALAEVYPELPQVACFDTAFHSTRPWQAQMFALPRELTDEGVRRYGFHGLSYEYIAQRLPQIAPELAEARVVVCHLGSGSSLCGMRAGRSVDTTMGFTALDGLPMGTRPGVLDPGVLIYLMREKGMGPDELERLLYHKSGLLGVSGVSNDMRALLDSENPQAAEAVELFCFQVAKQAAGLAASMGGLDAVVFTAGVGENSAPVRARVAEKLGWLGVHIDGAANRARATRISAADSRVPVFVIPTDEERMIASHTLGILAHSAVLSPLAA; from the coding sequence ATGTCGCACCGTGACGCCTGTCTCGTCATCAACGCGGGCTCCTCCAGCCTGAAATTCTCCATCTTCTGCGGCGCCGGAAGGCACGATCTGGAGGCCGTCCTGACCGGCCAGATCTCCGGCATCGGCACCGCCCCGCGCTTCGAGGCCAAGGACGCCGCCCGCCGCGTCCTGGCCGACGGCATCCTGGACGAGGTCGGCCCCGGCGACCGCGCCGGGCTGCTCGGCTTCCTGCTGACCTGGATGCGGCACGAGCTGCGCGACGTGCGGCTGGTCGCCGCCGGCCACCGGGTCGTGCATGGCGGCACCCGCTTCGACGCGCCGGTCCGGCTGACCCCGGCGGTGCTGGCGGAGCTGGAGGCCCTGGTGCCGCTGGCCCCGCTGCACCAGCCGCACAACATCGCGGCGATGACCGCGCTGGCCGAGGTCTACCCGGAGCTGCCGCAGGTCGCCTGCTTCGACACCGCCTTCCACAGCACGCGGCCCTGGCAGGCCCAGATGTTCGCCCTGCCGCGCGAGCTGACCGACGAGGGCGTGCGCCGCTACGGCTTCCACGGCCTGTCCTACGAGTACATCGCCCAGCGCCTGCCGCAGATCGCGCCGGAGCTGGCCGAGGCCCGCGTCGTCGTCTGCCATCTCGGCAGCGGGTCCAGCCTGTGCGGCATGCGCGCGGGCCGCAGCGTCGACACCACCATGGGCTTCACCGCGCTGGACGGCCTGCCGATGGGCACGCGGCCCGGCGTCCTCGATCCCGGCGTGCTGATCTATCTGATGCGCGAGAAGGGCATGGGACCCGACGAGCTGGAGCGGCTGCTCTACCACAAGTCCGGCTTGCTCGGAGTCTCCGGCGTCTCCAACGACATGCGCGCTCTGCTGGACAGCGAGAACCCGCAGGCGGCGGAGGCGGTGGAGCTGTTCTGCTTCCAGGTCGCCAAGCAGGCGGCGGGGCTGGCGGCCTCCATGGGCGGGCTGGACGCGGTGGTCTTCACCGCCGGCGTCGGCGAGAACTCCGCCCCGGTGCGGGCGCGGGTGGCGGAGAAGCTGGGCTGGCTCGGCGTCCATATCGACGGGGCGGCGAACCGCGCCCGGGCGACGCGCATCTCGGCCGCCGACAGCCGCGTCCCGGTCTTCGTCATCCCCACCGACGAGGAGCGGATGATCGCCAGCCACACGCTGGGCATCCTGGCGCACAGCGCAGTACTGTCGCCCCTGGCGGCCTGA